In the Streptomyces formicae genome, one interval contains:
- a CDS encoding 1,4-dihydroxy-6-naphthoate synthase, with translation MTESLRIAYSPCPNDTFVFDAWAHGRVPGAPALDVTFADIDITNGIAERGPAASDLDVLKVSYAVLPYVLDEYALLPCGGALGRGCGPLVLTREPGVDLTGKTVAVPSEKSTAYLLFRLWAADTLTGGGVGEIVVLPFDQIMPAVRDGKVDAGLVIHEARFTYQNYGLHRLADMGEHWEATTGLPIPLGAIIARRSLGTEALRSLADAARASVRMAWDDPEASRPYVLEHAQEMDPAVADQHIGLYVNEFTADLGEDGYAAVRGLLTRAAAEGLVPALRPGALSFP, from the coding sequence ATGACTGAGTCCCTGCGGATCGCGTACTCGCCCTGCCCCAACGACACGTTCGTCTTCGACGCCTGGGCGCACGGCCGGGTGCCGGGCGCCCCCGCGCTCGACGTCACCTTCGCCGACATCGACATCACCAACGGCATCGCGGAGCGCGGCCCCGCCGCGTCCGACCTGGATGTCCTGAAGGTGTCGTACGCCGTGCTGCCGTACGTCCTCGACGAGTACGCGCTGCTGCCCTGCGGCGGCGCGCTCGGCCGTGGCTGCGGCCCGCTCGTGCTGACCCGTGAGCCCGGCGTCGACCTCACCGGCAAGACGGTCGCCGTGCCGAGCGAGAAGTCGACGGCGTACCTGCTCTTCCGCCTCTGGGCCGCGGACACGCTCACCGGCGGTGGCGTCGGCGAGATCGTGGTGCTGCCCTTCGACCAGATCATGCCCGCGGTGCGCGACGGCAAGGTCGACGCGGGCCTGGTCATCCACGAGGCGCGCTTCACGTACCAGAACTACGGCCTCCACCGCCTCGCCGACATGGGCGAGCACTGGGAGGCGACGACGGGTCTGCCGATTCCGCTCGGTGCGATCATCGCGCGGCGCTCCCTCGGCACGGAGGCGCTGCGCTCGCTCGCCGACGCGGCCCGCGCGTCGGTCCGCATGGCCTGGGACGACCCCGAGGCGTCGCGGCCCTACGTCCTCGAACACGCCCAGGAGATGGACCCGGCCGTCGCCGACCAGCACATCGGCCTGTACGTCAACGAGTTCACGGCGGACCTCGGCGAGGACGGCTACGCGGCCGTGCGGGGGCTTCTCACCCGGGCCGCGGCCGAGGGGCTCGTGCCTGCTCTGCGACCCGGCGCCCTGTCGTTTCCGTGA
- a CDS encoding cold-shock protein, with translation MPTGKVKWFNSEKGFGFLSRDDGGDVFVHSSVLPDGVDTLKPGQRVEFGVVAGQRGDQALSVTILDPTPSVAAAQRRKPDELASIVQDLTTLLENITPMLEKGRYPDKASGAKIAGLLRAVADQLDV, from the coding sequence GTGCCTACCGGCAAGGTCAAGTGGTTCAACAGCGAGAAGGGCTTCGGCTTCCTCTCCCGCGACGACGGCGGCGACGTCTTCGTGCACTCCTCCGTACTGCCCGACGGCGTCGACACACTCAAGCCCGGCCAGCGCGTGGAATTCGGTGTCGTCGCTGGTCAGCGCGGTGACCAGGCGCTCTCCGTCACGATCCTCGACCCGACCCCCTCGGTGGCGGCGGCGCAGCGCCGCAAGCCGGACGAACTGGCGTCGATCGTCCAGGACTTGACGACGCTCCTGGAGAACATCACACCGATGCTGGAGAAGGGCCGCTACCCCGACAAGGCGTCGGGGGCGAAGATCGCTGGGCTCCTGAGAGCGGTGGCGGACCAGCTGGACGTGTGA
- a CDS encoding HAD family hydrolase, whose amino-acid sequence MTSHTLTVGFDLDMTLIDSRPGIKAAFLALSAETGTFVDADLAITRLGPPLEQELRHWFPEDEIQDTADRYREIYVTHAIEPSLAMAGAADAVAAVRAHGGRAIVVTAKYEPNAKLHLTHLGIEADAVIGSLWAEAKAEALREYGAAVYVGDHTGDVRGARTAGALSVAVATGPCDAAELRAAGADVVLAGLDEFPAWLDAYAAGGAGS is encoded by the coding sequence ATGACCTCTCACACGCTGACCGTCGGCTTCGACCTCGACATGACCCTGATCGACTCCCGGCCCGGTATCAAGGCGGCCTTCCTGGCGCTTTCCGCGGAGACGGGGACGTTCGTCGACGCGGACCTGGCGATCACGCGGCTCGGCCCGCCGCTGGAGCAGGAGCTGCGGCACTGGTTCCCGGAGGACGAGATCCAGGACACGGCCGACCGGTACCGGGAGATCTACGTCACACACGCGATCGAGCCGAGCCTCGCCATGGCCGGGGCCGCGGACGCCGTCGCGGCGGTGCGTGCGCACGGCGGCCGGGCGATCGTGGTCACCGCCAAGTACGAGCCCAACGCCAAGCTGCACCTGACGCACCTCGGCATCGAGGCGGACGCGGTCATCGGCTCGCTGTGGGCGGAGGCGAAGGCGGAGGCGCTGCGTGAGTACGGGGCGGCCGTGTACGTCGGCGACCACACCGGTGATGTACGCGGCGCGCGTACGGCGGGCGCGCTCTCCGTGGCGGTCGCCACCGGACCGTGTGACGCAGCCGAACTGCGCGCCGCGGGCGCTGACGTGGTCCTCGCCGGGCTCGACGAGTTCCCGGCCTGGCTCGACGCCTACGCGGCGGGCGGCGCCGGGAGCTGA
- a CDS encoding FecCD family ABC transporter permease produces MRVPVRRAVMMTAAVVALLLAVLLSLAVGARAIAPSAVLNALLHGGHSDAAEVIREMRVPRTVIGLMVGAALALAGTVLQGITRNPIADPGILGISQGASVGVVCAIAFAGVHTLTGYVWYAFVGAGLASVAVYAIAASGRGGATPVKLALGGAAINALLVSLTTAVLTTKASALDEFRFWQVGSLSGRDAEIVGQIWPFLLVGLVLVLAVARGLDALALGEDVAKGLGQNVATVRIVGGLGATILTGAGVAAAGPIAFIGLAVPHIARAIVGSDHRWVLPMAAVIGPVMLLVSDTVGRVVFPPSEVPAGVMTALIGVPFLVTLVRRKAVAA; encoded by the coding sequence ATGCGTGTGCCCGTCAGACGCGCCGTCATGATGACCGCGGCCGTCGTGGCCCTGCTGCTCGCCGTCCTGCTCAGCCTCGCCGTCGGCGCCCGCGCCATCGCGCCGTCCGCCGTCCTGAACGCCCTGCTGCACGGCGGGCACAGTGACGCCGCCGAGGTGATCCGCGAGATGCGGGTGCCGCGCACCGTCATCGGCCTGATGGTCGGCGCCGCGCTCGCCCTGGCAGGGACGGTCCTCCAGGGCATCACCCGCAACCCCATCGCCGACCCCGGCATCCTCGGCATCAGCCAGGGCGCCTCGGTCGGCGTGGTGTGCGCCATCGCCTTCGCGGGCGTCCACACCCTCACCGGCTACGTCTGGTACGCCTTCGTGGGCGCGGGCCTCGCCTCGGTCGCCGTGTACGCGATCGCGGCGAGCGGCAGGGGCGGCGCGACCCCCGTGAAACTCGCGCTCGGCGGCGCCGCGATCAACGCGCTGCTCGTCTCGCTGACCACCGCCGTCCTCACCACCAAGGCGTCCGCCCTCGACGAGTTCCGCTTCTGGCAGGTCGGTTCGCTCTCCGGGCGCGACGCCGAGATCGTCGGCCAGATCTGGCCGTTCCTGCTCGTCGGCCTGGTCCTCGTCCTCGCGGTCGCCCGCGGCCTCGACGCCCTCGCGCTCGGCGAGGACGTGGCCAAGGGACTCGGGCAGAACGTCGCGACCGTACGGATCGTGGGCGGGCTCGGCGCGACGATCCTGACCGGGGCGGGCGTCGCCGCGGCGGGACCCATCGCCTTCATCGGGCTCGCCGTGCCGCACATCGCCCGCGCGATCGTCGGCAGCGACCACCGCTGGGTGCTGCCCATGGCCGCCGTGATCGGGCCCGTGATGCTGCTCGTCTCCGACACCGTGGGCCGGGTGGTCTTCCCGCCGAGCGAGGTGCCCGCGGGCGTGATGACCGCGCTCATCGGGGTGCCGTTCCTGGTGACCCTCGTCCGCAGGAAGGCGGTGGCCGCGTGA
- a CDS encoding FecCD family ABC transporter permease has translation MTATVPTGRVRQGNIRPAGYAVLRVHKAALLVHRRAAVVAVGLAVLLAASCLAYLCVGESFVHPAEALKVVFGQPSADELVVGTLREPRLAVGLLVGAAFGVAGGLIQTVARNPLASPDIIGISQGASALTVGAMTFGITSYTALPYLSVLGGVLAAALVYVFAWRGGLHATRFVLIGIGFAIALRSVTTLFMTKGDYLVAQQAQIWMTGSLNGRGWAEANPLGLVLLVLLPFVFWAARAQRSVTMDDDTATALGVRLGRVRLGLVLLGVVLASVATGAAGPVDFVALLAPQIARRLTRTAQIPLFCSALLGALIMVVADLLARRLFSPTELPVGVLTAAVGAPYLIWLIIRSRSVRTGGTQ, from the coding sequence GTGACGGCGACAGTGCCCACGGGGCGCGTACGGCAGGGGAACATACGCCCCGCCGGATACGCGGTCCTCCGCGTCCACAAGGCCGCTCTCCTCGTCCACCGCCGCGCGGCCGTCGTCGCCGTCGGCCTCGCCGTGCTCCTCGCCGCGAGCTGCCTGGCGTACCTCTGTGTCGGCGAGTCCTTCGTGCACCCGGCCGAGGCCCTGAAGGTCGTCTTCGGGCAGCCCTCCGCCGACGAACTCGTCGTCGGCACCCTGCGCGAACCCCGCCTGGCCGTCGGCCTCCTGGTCGGCGCCGCGTTCGGCGTCGCGGGCGGGCTCATCCAGACCGTCGCCCGCAACCCGCTGGCCAGCCCCGACATCATCGGCATCAGCCAGGGCGCGAGCGCCCTCACCGTCGGCGCGATGACCTTCGGGATCACCTCCTACACCGCCCTGCCCTACCTCTCGGTGCTCGGCGGCGTGCTCGCCGCCGCCCTCGTGTACGTCTTCGCGTGGCGCGGCGGGCTGCACGCCACCCGCTTCGTCCTCATCGGCATCGGCTTCGCGATCGCGCTCCGCTCGGTCACCACGCTCTTCATGACCAAGGGCGACTACCTCGTCGCCCAGCAGGCGCAGATCTGGATGACGGGTTCCCTCAACGGCCGCGGCTGGGCCGAGGCGAACCCGCTCGGCCTGGTCCTTCTCGTACTCCTCCCGTTCGTCTTCTGGGCGGCCCGCGCCCAGCGCTCGGTCACCATGGACGACGACACGGCGACCGCGCTCGGCGTGCGCCTCGGCCGGGTGCGCCTCGGTCTCGTCCTGCTCGGCGTCGTCCTCGCCTCCGTGGCGACCGGCGCGGCGGGCCCCGTCGACTTCGTCGCGCTGCTCGCCCCGCAGATCGCCCGCAGGCTGACCCGCACCGCGCAGATCCCGCTGTTCTGCTCGGCGCTGCTCGGCGCGCTGATCATGGTCGTCGCCGATCTGCTCGCCCGCCGCCTGTTCTCGCCGACGGAGCTGCCGGTGGGCGTCCTCACGGCGGCGGTCGGCGCCCCTTACCTGATCTGGCTCATCATCCGGAGCCGTTCCGTTCGCACTGGAGGCACGCAGTGA
- a CDS encoding ABC transporter ATP-binding protein — protein sequence MTAARLTASELTLAYEDRTVVDRLDLAIPDGKVTVIVGPNACGKSTTLRALGRLLKPKSGAVLLDGEALAKLPTKRIAQQIGLLPQTPVAPEAITVGDLVARGRQPHQHWWQQWSDADEKAVTEAMERTDVAALAERSVDELSGGQRQRVWIAMALAQDTGLLLLDEPTTYLDISHQVEVLDLVRQLNHDRGRTVVVVLHDLNQAARYADHLIAMKSGEVVAEGAPSKVVTEELVREVFGLECVVVPDPVTGSPLVVPGAPWSATAPARTGTSV from the coding sequence GTGACCGCCGCCCGCCTGACGGCCAGCGAGCTGACCCTCGCCTACGAGGACCGCACGGTCGTCGACCGCCTCGACCTCGCGATCCCCGACGGCAAGGTCACCGTGATCGTCGGCCCCAACGCCTGCGGCAAGTCCACGACCCTGCGCGCGCTCGGCCGCCTCCTCAAGCCGAAAAGCGGCGCGGTCCTGCTCGACGGCGAGGCCCTCGCGAAGCTCCCGACGAAGCGGATCGCCCAGCAGATCGGGCTGCTCCCGCAGACGCCCGTCGCCCCCGAGGCGATCACCGTCGGCGACCTCGTCGCGCGCGGCCGCCAGCCCCACCAGCACTGGTGGCAGCAGTGGTCCGACGCGGACGAGAAGGCCGTGACGGAGGCGATGGAGCGCACCGACGTGGCCGCGCTCGCCGAGCGTTCCGTCGACGAGCTCTCCGGCGGGCAGCGCCAGCGGGTGTGGATCGCGATGGCCCTCGCCCAGGACACCGGCCTGCTGCTCCTCGACGAGCCGACGACCTACCTGGACATCTCCCACCAGGTCGAGGTCCTTGACCTCGTACGCCAGCTCAACCACGACCGGGGCCGCACGGTCGTGGTGGTCCTGCACGACCTCAACCAGGCCGCGCGGTACGCCGACCACCTCATCGCCATGAAGTCCGGCGAGGTCGTCGCCGAAGGAGCCCCCTCGAAGGTCGTCACCGAGGAACTCGTGCGCGAGGTCTTCGGCCTGGAGTGCGTGGTGGTGCCGGACCCCGTGACCGGCTCCCCCCTGGTCGTCCCCGGGGCGCCGTGGTCCGCGACCGCGCCCGCCCGCACCGGCACATCCGTGTGA
- a CDS encoding ABC transporter substrate-binding protein translates to MNRFRSPLPRRRALRTGALALTGALALAACGSSDSEGSGSSGGTHTVKTAMGDVKVKEHPERVVVLDTAELDSAISLGVKPVGATHVEASKGFLDYLPKDELGGIKDVGEMMNPNMEAIAALEPDLILTSKIRHAAKYDQLKAIAPTVMTETTGYPWKENFQVHADALGKRAEAKKVVADYTAHTKKVTAAIGGPAKARQTEVNVIRFIEGADIRLYGDQSYIATILKDVGLGRAPISAKAKDGFSYDLSPEKIDLADTDVIFRSTYGDPKKAKQTQTVGSGLWKNMRAVKSGNVHTVDDELWIQGIGYTAADKILDQLQADLTKTKTKTE, encoded by the coding sequence ATGAATCGCTTCCGCTCCCCGCTGCCGCGCCGCCGCGCCCTGCGCACCGGCGCGCTGGCCCTCACCGGCGCGCTCGCGCTCGCCGCCTGCGGCTCGTCGGACTCCGAAGGGTCCGGCTCATCGGGCGGGACGCACACGGTCAAGACCGCCATGGGCGACGTCAAGGTGAAGGAGCACCCCGAGCGCGTCGTCGTCCTCGACACCGCCGAACTCGACTCCGCGATCTCCCTCGGCGTGAAACCGGTCGGCGCCACCCACGTCGAGGCGTCAAAGGGCTTCCTGGACTACCTGCCCAAGGACGAGCTCGGCGGCATCAAGGACGTCGGCGAGATGATGAACCCCAACATGGAGGCCATCGCGGCACTCGAGCCGGATCTGATCCTGACCTCCAAGATCCGGCACGCGGCGAAGTACGACCAGCTCAAGGCGATCGCGCCGACCGTCATGACGGAGACCACCGGCTACCCCTGGAAGGAGAACTTCCAGGTGCACGCCGACGCGCTCGGCAAGCGGGCCGAGGCGAAGAAGGTCGTCGCCGACTACACCGCCCACACCAAGAAGGTCACCGCGGCCATCGGCGGCCCGGCGAAGGCCCGGCAGACCGAGGTCAACGTCATCCGCTTCATCGAGGGCGCCGACATCCGCCTCTACGGCGACCAGAGCTACATCGCGACCATCCTCAAGGACGTCGGCCTCGGCCGCGCCCCGATCTCGGCGAAGGCCAAGGACGGCTTCTCCTACGACCTGTCCCCCGAGAAGATCGACCTCGCGGACACGGACGTCATCTTCCGCTCCACGTACGGCGATCCGAAGAAGGCCAAGCAGACGCAGACCGTCGGCAGCGGACTGTGGAAGAACATGCGGGCCGTGAAGTCGGGCAACGTCCACACGGTCGACGACGAGCTGTGGATCCAGGGCATCGGCTACACCGCGGCGGACAAGATCCTCGACCAGTTGCAGGCGGACCTGACGAAGACGAAGACGAAGACGGAGTAG